In a single window of the Terriglobus roseus genome:
- a CDS encoding vitamin K epoxide reductase family protein produces MRALRLLIALLALGGLVVSVLALRVHLQDPGAAPPCAVSEHWDCGAVNHSRFAVFPPRGFDEDLNSKGHLPVAVGGIAGYAAIVLLALFKLDFLTFEVSQIGFFLALILTFLEKYILEKWCIYCVWSQCILAVLLLLSSLNLWMSRKRDAREGLHIRAI; encoded by the coding sequence ATGCGTGCCCTTCGTCTTCTGATTGCTCTGCTTGCCCTTGGCGGGCTTGTCGTCTCCGTGCTGGCCTTGCGCGTCCACCTGCAGGACCCCGGTGCAGCGCCGCCGTGTGCCGTCAGCGAACACTGGGACTGCGGTGCGGTGAATCACTCGCGCTTCGCCGTCTTTCCGCCACGCGGCTTTGACGAAGATCTGAACAGCAAGGGGCATCTACCCGTAGCGGTCGGAGGCATCGCAGGCTATGCCGCGATTGTGTTGCTGGCTCTGTTCAAGCTGGACTTCCTGACCTTCGAGGTGAGTCAGATCGGCTTCTTCCTGGCGCTGATCCTCACATTTCTCGAGAAGTACATTCTTGAGAAGTGGTGCATCTACTGCGTCTGGTCGCAGTGCATCCTTGCGGTCCTGCTGCTGCTTTCCAGTCTCAACCTGTGGATGAGCCGGAAACGCGACGCTCGCGAAGGCCTGCACATTCGAGCGATCTGA
- a CDS encoding DUF3565 domain-containing protein, which translates to MSKPILQPITGFHKDTHGHWVAELACGHAQHVRHDPPWQLRPWVLTQEGRAGMLGYRLGCVACVADSLA; encoded by the coding sequence ATGTCGAAACCGATCCTGCAGCCGATCACGGGGTTTCACAAGGACACGCACGGCCACTGGGTCGCTGAGCTTGCCTGCGGGCACGCACAACATGTGCGGCACGATCCGCCGTGGCAGTTACGACCATGGGTGCTTACACAAGAAGGCAGAGCGGGGATGCTGGGTTACAGGCTGGGCTGCGTAGCCTGCGTCGCAGATTCGCTCGCATAA
- a CDS encoding GAF domain-containing protein, which translates to MVENASFTEETGLEVFDLIGNAEFEARRIQGRDDARQVLGLQRLSRAFVENPETILQELVHVAVELCGADSAGISVEREGGTKDNYYHWIAAEGVYAGFLDAMLPQYPSACGICLERGQPQLFRVGKRFFDILGVEAPPVTDGLLLPWHTEDTRGTIYVMAHRRTEAFDRNDLRVMTTLADFAAMAHRHQRQQTKLLQQARRAAAASMADGLAHKINNPLQSLTNLVFLAQQEGDEVGARELAEQLMPDLQRLTGLVSQLLAVPSAAIARYASESATQATQPSL; encoded by the coding sequence GTGGTCGAGAACGCTTCCTTCACTGAGGAAACCGGTCTTGAGGTCTTTGACCTGATCGGAAACGCCGAATTTGAGGCGCGACGGATCCAGGGTCGTGACGATGCACGGCAGGTTCTTGGCCTGCAGCGGCTCAGCCGCGCCTTCGTTGAGAATCCCGAGACCATCCTGCAGGAACTTGTGCACGTTGCGGTGGAGCTGTGCGGAGCCGACAGTGCGGGTATCAGCGTGGAGCGCGAGGGTGGCACGAAGGACAACTACTATCACTGGATTGCGGCGGAAGGCGTGTATGCGGGCTTCTTGGATGCCATGCTGCCGCAGTATCCCAGCGCCTGCGGCATCTGCCTGGAGCGCGGCCAGCCGCAGCTCTTCCGCGTCGGCAAGCGGTTCTTTGACATCCTGGGCGTAGAAGCACCTCCCGTGACGGACGGACTGCTGCTGCCCTGGCACACAGAAGACACGCGCGGGACCATCTACGTGATGGCACACAGGCGCACAGAGGCCTTCGACCGTAACGACCTGCGCGTGATGACGACGCTCGCCGACTTCGCAGCCATGGCTCACCGCCACCAGCGCCAGCAGACGAAGCTACTGCAGCAGGCTCGCCGTGCTGCCGCTGCATCCATGGCCGACGGGCTCGCACACAAGATCAACAATCCGCTTCAGAGCCTGACCAATCTCGTCTTCCTGGCGCAACAGGAAGGGGACGAAGTTGGCGCGCGCGAACTTGCAGAGCAATTGATGCCTGATCTGCAGCGTCTGACCGGGCTGGTTAGCCAGCTACTCGCTGTGCCTTCGGCTGCAATTGCGCGTTATGCGAGCGAATCTGCGACGCAGGCTACGCAGCCCAGCCTGTAA
- the mqnC gene encoding cyclic dehypoxanthinyl futalosine synthase yields the protein MGITRQQALDCFASDDLIGIGMEADAVRRRLHPEGVVSYIIDRNINYTNFCTEYCTFCAFYRPLKGKLAAEGYILDFETIYDKIRETEEMGGTGVLMQGGIHPDLKIEWFESLFRGIKERFPNIWLHCLSASEILAIAEYSEISLRDTIMRLRDAGLQSIPGGGAEILDDDVRKRIARLKCRTQDWVDVHRTAHELGMRTTATMMFGVGETMEQRVNHFEVVKQLQEETGGFTAFIPWSFQPGHTALGGRGWDEATSVEYLKTLAISRMYLDNIENVQSSWVTQGLKVLQMGLRFGGNDVGSVMLEENVVKAAGTANCTTEEELRRIIRDAGFKPAQRDTLYRTMFLN from the coding sequence ATGGGAATCACGCGGCAACAGGCGCTGGACTGCTTCGCCAGCGACGATCTGATCGGCATTGGCATGGAGGCGGACGCGGTGCGTCGCCGTCTGCACCCCGAGGGCGTGGTCAGCTATATCATCGACCGCAACATCAATTACACCAACTTTTGCACGGAATACTGCACCTTCTGCGCCTTCTACCGGCCGCTAAAAGGCAAGCTGGCGGCGGAAGGCTACATCCTTGATTTCGAGACGATCTACGACAAGATTCGCGAAACCGAAGAGATGGGTGGCACCGGCGTCCTGATGCAGGGTGGCATCCACCCCGATCTGAAGATCGAATGGTTTGAATCTCTTTTCCGTGGCATCAAAGAACGCTTCCCAAACATCTGGTTGCACTGCCTGTCGGCGAGTGAAATCCTCGCGATTGCCGAATATTCCGAGATCAGCCTGCGCGACACCATCATGCGTCTCCGCGATGCCGGTCTGCAATCGATTCCCGGCGGCGGCGCGGAGATCCTCGACGATGACGTTCGCAAGCGCATCGCGCGCCTGAAGTGCCGCACACAGGATTGGGTGGACGTTCACAGGACCGCACACGAACTGGGCATGCGCACCACCGCCACCATGATGTTCGGCGTCGGCGAAACCATGGAGCAGCGTGTGAATCACTTTGAAGTGGTGAAGCAGCTGCAGGAAGAGACGGGTGGCTTCACCGCTTTCATCCCGTGGAGTTTTCAACCGGGCCATACGGCACTGGGCGGTCGCGGGTGGGATGAGGCTACGTCGGTCGAGTATCTGAAGACGCTGGCGATCAGCCGCATGTACCTCGACAATATCGAGAACGTGCAGAGTTCGTGGGTCACGCAGGGTCTCAAGGTGCTGCAGATGGGGCTACGCTTCGGCGGCAACGATGTCGGGTCCGTCATGTTGGAGGAAAACGTCGTCAAGGCAGCAGGCACCGCCAACTGCACCACCGAGGAAGAGCTGCGACGCATCATCCGCGACGCAGGGTTCAAGCCGGCTCAGCGGGACACGCTCTACCGAACAATGTTCCTCAACTAG
- a CDS encoding VOC family protein: protein MIDRIDHLVLTVADIPATVSFYKRALEFEAVEKDGRWSLKFGQQKINLHQVGHTFDPKAARPTPGSSDLCFIAAVPLEVVQQRFAIAGIEVVEGPVSRNGALGPMKSIYFRDPDGNLVEVAQYA from the coding sequence ATGATTGATCGCATTGATCATCTTGTTCTAACGGTCGCCGACATCCCGGCGACCGTCTCCTTTTACAAGCGCGCCCTAGAGTTCGAGGCGGTTGAGAAGGACGGTCGCTGGTCGCTGAAGTTTGGTCAGCAGAAGATCAACTTGCATCAGGTGGGCCACACCTTCGATCCCAAGGCGGCGCGGCCCACTCCTGGTTCGAGTGATCTTTGTTTCATTGCTGCTGTCCCTCTAGAGGTAGTCCAGCAGCGCTTTGCGATTGCGGGCATCGAAGTCGTGGAAGGTCCGGTGAGCCGGAACGGTGCGTTGGGGCCCATGAAGTCGATCTACTTCCGCGACCCGGATGGCAACCTGGTTGAAGTGGCGCAGTACGCCTAA
- a CDS encoding aminopeptidase P N-terminal domain-containing protein — MRCSSLLLPALLGLFSLAAPALEKPSAEELHARRVALASKLNGGVAMFFAAEEPLLDFTPFRQDSSFYYLTGWTEPGAALLIEAALPEAGNATTGVQPAEAYREILFLPTRNLRMEGYTGRKLDNTDPNAAKAAGVDEVRPMSQLVAELDRVTHGDVQHNYGRRAGLIYGDPTVPQATATMTLLSQSLGMGTTLPLHDVLSPLMLERQTKSAFELGLLQKAADASVAAHREAMKNIKPNLGENVIEGQFYAKVRAQGCERTSYASIVGSGPFSTQLHYSDDNRVMRKGDLVVIDAGCEYSMYAADITRTMPVDGHFTARQREIYNIVLGAQQAAQAAFVSGKSTPGTLAQRTGPDNTSLDRAAFEYINTHGKDLNGEPLGKYFIHGLGHSVGIDVHDGMLGAKVLGPGDVITIEPGIYIPEENLGVRIEDTFYVDANGKLVNMSANLPHTPEEVEAAMRGK, encoded by the coding sequence ATGCGCTGTTCTTCACTGCTCCTGCCTGCCCTGCTCGGGTTATTCTCGCTCGCTGCGCCCGCCCTTGAGAAGCCATCTGCGGAGGAATTACACGCACGCCGCGTCGCCCTTGCCTCGAAGCTGAACGGCGGTGTTGCGATGTTCTTCGCGGCAGAGGAGCCGCTGCTGGACTTCACCCCCTTCCGTCAGGATTCGAGCTTCTACTACCTGACCGGCTGGACGGAACCCGGTGCAGCGCTTTTGATCGAGGCTGCGCTGCCTGAGGCGGGCAATGCCACGACCGGCGTGCAGCCTGCCGAGGCCTATCGCGAAATCCTGTTCCTGCCCACGCGAAACCTGCGCATGGAAGGCTATACCGGCCGCAAGCTGGACAACACCGATCCCAACGCAGCCAAGGCCGCCGGTGTGGATGAGGTGCGGCCCATGTCGCAGTTGGTTGCCGAACTCGATCGCGTGACCCATGGGGACGTTCAGCATAACTATGGCCGACGTGCCGGCTTGATCTATGGCGACCCCACGGTGCCGCAGGCCACCGCGACCATGACGCTGCTATCGCAAAGCCTGGGCATGGGCACCACGCTGCCTCTTCACGACGTCCTGTCGCCGCTGATGCTGGAGCGGCAGACCAAGTCTGCCTTTGAGCTTGGTCTGTTGCAGAAGGCTGCCGACGCGTCTGTCGCGGCGCATCGCGAAGCCATGAAGAACATCAAGCCCAACCTTGGCGAGAATGTTATCGAGGGCCAGTTCTATGCGAAGGTGCGCGCCCAGGGTTGCGAACGCACCTCCTACGCTTCGATCGTCGGGTCGGGGCCGTTCTCGACGCAACTGCATTATTCCGACGACAACCGTGTCATGCGAAAGGGTGATCTTGTTGTGATCGACGCCGGCTGCGAGTACAGCATGTACGCCGCGGATATCACGCGAACGATGCCGGTGGACGGTCACTTCACAGCCCGGCAGCGCGAAATTTACAACATCGTTCTGGGTGCGCAGCAGGCGGCTCAGGCGGCATTCGTCAGCGGCAAATCGACACCAGGAACCCTCGCTCAGCGCACTGGACCGGACAACACATCGCTCGACCGCGCGGCATTCGAGTACATCAATACGCACGGCAAGGACCTAAACGGCGAACCTCTGGGTAAGTACTTCATCCACGGCCTCGGCCACAGCGTCGGCATCGATGTGCATGACGGCATGCTCGGCGCAAAGGTGCTCGGTCCCGGCGATGTCATCACGATCGAACCCGGCATCTACATCCCGGAAGAAAACCTCGGCGTGCGCATCGAAGACACCTTCTACGTCGATGCCAACGGCAAGCTGGTCAACATGAGCGCCAATCTCCCCCACACGCCCGAAGAGGTAGAAGCCGCAATGCGCGGCAAGTAG